Below is a genomic region from Vibrio cortegadensis.
AGCAAAAACAGTTGGTTTCAAACCTGCTGGTGGTGTTCGTACTGCTGAAGATGCTGCGCTATACCTAGGTATGGCTGATGAGCTTCTTGGTGGTGAGTGGGCTGATAACATGCACTACCGTTTTGGTGCTTCAAGCCTACTAACAAACCTACTGAATACATTAGAAGTGACGGACGAAACTGCAGATCCTGCAGCTTACTAATCCTTAATTCTAACTAAGATGGAGTGAGTGATGAATCATTGTCACTCCATCTTGTCTCTTATCCTACAAACCCAAAACTCTAGCAAAGAGTCGGGGAGGCACTAATGTATTTACCACAAGAAATCATCCGTAAAAAACGCGACAACGAAGTTCTTACTACTGAAGAAATCAACTTCTTCATTCAAGGAGTTGCAAAGAATACTGTATCTGAAGGCCAAATCGCTGCATTCGCAATGGCGATCTTTTTCAATGAAATGACGATGCCAGAACGTATCGCACTTACCTGTGCAATGCGTGATTCAGGCATGGTTATCGATTGGTCTCACATGAATTTTGGTGGTCCAATTGTCGATAAACACTCTACTGGTGGTGTTGGTGACGTAACTTCTCTAATGCTTGGCCCTATGGTGGCAGCATGTGGTGGTTTTGTACCAATGATCTCTGGCCGAGGCCTTGGTCACACTGGTGGTACTCTTGATAAACTAGAATCAATTCCTGGTTACAATATCACACCAACTAACGACGTATTTGGACAAGTAACCAAAGACGCGGGTGTGGCTATTATTGGTCAAACTGGTGATCTAGCCCCTGCTGATAAACGTGTTTACGCGACTCGTGATATTACTGCGACGGTTGATAACATCTCACTTATCACAGCTTCAATTCTTTCTAAGAAATTGGCTGCAGGCCTTGATTCGCTAGTAATGGATGTAAAAGTAGGTTCAGGCGCATTCATGCCAACTTATGAAGCATCTGAAGATCTCGCTCGTTCTATTGTTGCTGTTGCAAATGGTGCAGGCACCAAAACAACGGCGATTCTAACGGATATGAACCAAGTATTAGCGTCTTCTGCAGGTAATGCTGTTGAAGTTCGTGAAGCGGTTCAATTCTTGACTGGCGAATACCGTAACTCTCGTCTTCTGAACATCACTTTAGCATCATGTGCTGAAATGTTAGTGCTGGGCAATCTTGCGAAAGATTCAGATGAAGCTCGCGCTAAGTTGATGGAAGTTCTGGATAACGGAAAAGCGGCAGAGTGCTTTGGTAAAATGGTTGCAGGCCTTGGTGGCCCAGCAGACTTCGTAGAAAACTACGATAACTACCTAGAGAAAGCAGAAATTATTAAACCAGTGTACGCACTTGAAAGTGGCATTGTTTCAGCAATGGATACGCGTGCAATTGGTATGGCTGTTGTAGGAATGGGCGGCGGTCGTCGCGTGGCTACAGACAGCATCGATTATGCAGTAGGCTTTGATGGGTTCATTCGTTTAGGCGAAACAGCAAGCAGTGATAAGCCACTAGCAATTATTCATGCCCGCACAGAAGAGCAATGGCAAGAAGCGGCGAAAGCGCTGCAAAGTGCTATTGTTGTGGGTGGCACTTACGAAGCAACTCCAGATGTGTACCGTCAGATTCGTTCTGAAGACGTATAACATTTGGTGGAGAGAGCAATGAAAAGAGCATTTATTTTAGTTTTAGATTCATTCGGTATTGGCGAAGCACCTGATGCAGAAAAGTTCGGTGATGTAGGTTCTGATACTCTTGGCCACATCGCAGCTCACTGCGCACAAGGCAAAGCTGATAATGCAGATCGTAAAGGTCCATTAACGCTACCTAACCTATCTAAACTAGGTTTAGCGATGGCACATAAAGAAGCAACGGGCGAATTTGCTCCAGGTCTTGATGCGAATGCTGAGATCATTGGTGCTTACGGCCATGCCGCTGAACTTTCTTCTGGTAAAGATACGCCTTCAGGTCACTGGGAAATCGCAGGTGTTCCAGTACTGTTTGATTGGGGCTACTTTACAGATAAAGAAAACAGCTTCCCGAAAGAGCTGACAGATCGCATTCTTAAGCGTGCAAACCTGCCTGGCTTCCTAGGTAATTGTCACTCATCGGGTACAGAAATCCTAGATAACCTAGGTGAAGAACACATGAAGACTGGCTTACCAATCTTCTACACTTCAGCAGACTCTGTTTTCCAGATCGCTTGTCATGAAGAGACATTCGGCCTGCAAAACCTATTAGACCTTTGTCAGATTGCTCGTGAAGAACTAGCAGACTACAACATCGGTCGTGTTATCGCTCGTCCGTTTATTGGTGCTGGTAAAGGTCAATTCGAACGTACGGGTAACCGTCGTGATCTTTCTGTTGAGCCACCTGCAGCAACGGTTTTACAAAAACTCGTTGATGAGAAAGGCGGACAAGTACACTCAATTGGTAAGATCTCTGATATCTACGCAGGTTGCGGTATTTCTAAGAAAACGAAAGCGACAGGTATCCCTGCTCTATTCGAAGCAACGAAAGAAGCGATCGCAGCAGCAGAAGACAACACAATCGTATTCACTAACTTTGTTGATTTCGATTCAGCTTATGGTCACCGTCGTGATGTTGCGGGTTATGCTGCAGCTCTAGAGTATTTCGATAACCGTTTACCTGAAATCTTAGAGATGATGGGTGAAGATGATATCGTGATTCTAACAGCAGACCACGGTTGTGATCCTACTTGGCCTGGTACTGACCATACTCGTGAGTTTATTCCAGTATTAGCTTACGGACCAAAACTACCAGCAGGTTCATTAGGTCACCGTAGTACTTTCGCTGATATCGGCCAAAGCCTAGCAGAGTACTTTGGTACTTCTGATATGGATTACGGAAAAAGCTTTCTATAAGCAATAATGAAATAGGGGCGCAATAGCGTCCCTTTTTATATACGAATAGGCATATTTGGTGCTTATTCGTATATTCAATTGAAACTTGAAACAGAGGATAACGTTAATGGCTACTCCACATATTAATGCTGAAATGGGCGACTTTGCTGATGTTGTATTGATGCCTGGTGACCCTATCCGTGCTAAATACATTGCAGATACATTCCTAGATGATGTTGTTCAAGTATGCGATGTTCGTAACATGTTTGGCTACACTGGCACATACAAAGGTCGTAAGATTTCTGTAATGGGGCACGGAATGGGTATCCCATCTTGCTCTATCTACGCCACTGAATTGATCAAAGATTTTGGTGTGAAGAAAATTATTCGTGTGGGTAGCTGTGGCGCGGTTAGCGAAGACATTAAAGTTCGTGATGTTGTGATTGGCATGGGCGCATGTACCGACTCTAAAGTGAACCGCATCCGTTTTAAAGGTCATGATTTCGCTGCAATCGCGGATTATAAAATGGTTCGTAATGCTGAAGATGCTGCTAAAGCTCGTGGTATCGATGTGAAAGTTGGCAACCTATTCTCGGCTGAACTTTTTTATACTCCAGATCCAGAAATGTTTGATGTGATGGACAAATACGGAATCGTAGGCGTAGAGATGGAAGCGGCTGGTATCTACGGCGTTGCTGCTGAATATGGCGCAAAAGCTCTGACTATCTGTACTGTTTCAGATCATATTAAAACAGGCGAACAGACGACTTCAGACGAACGTGCGACAACGTTTAATGACATGATGGAAGTTGCATTAGATTCAGTATTGCTAGGCGATAAAGATTAATCTAACGTTCTATTATGAATAAAAAACCTCGCACTTAACGTAAGTGCGAGGTTTTTTTGTATTTGGCAGAGAAAAATTAAGAGGTTAACCTACATTTTTTAACAGTAAGTTTTCCCCTTTATCCCTTGGCTTTCTTCGTAAGATAGCCACAATGAGCATGCCACTGAGGAAGCTCATCATCAGCATTAGATACATGTAACGATCACTTTTTCGATAATGGTGATCAGAAATAGCCGTTACTTTACCCGTTTCGAATGTGATCCTCACAAAACCAATGATATTACCATCGTTAAACACCGGTTCTAACAACTGCTGCCTGCCAATACTTGCGGTTGAGAGAGGCGTATCAAGCCCTAAAACCTCACGAGCCGTCAGCGCTTTATCACTTGAAGCGAGCCGAACCCCCTCCGCGTCATAAATCGTGGCATCAAACACTAAGCGATCTTGAGAAAGTTGGTTGGTTAATTTTAGTAGTCGTTCCTGATCTTGCTGTGTGATCATCTCGCTAGCCGAAAGTGCGGCTTGGGAGATCAGGACTTTAGTTAATGTCTCAAGCTGTCGAGACTGAATTTTTTCATTACCTTTACTGATCACAACACTATTTTTGATTGTTGTAATAAACATGACGACCAAAAGCGCCAAAATGAGAATACGAAATGCATTTCTCAGAGAAAATAACGAACCGTCAATTTTTGATACGTCCATTTGGGTCCCATGGAAACAAATTTACATTTCATCCATATTGAGACTTGCGTTTTTAAATTGCAATAGGTTAACGTCTTAGGAGGCCAATTAGGAATCATATACATGGAAGCGTTAAAGATTTTGCCAATAAAGAGGCACACCTCGTTACTGACTCGTTTACCTGAGACAATAAAAACATCACAACTCGCCCGAGCAAAGGCGACATGGATCGTTTTCGGAGAGTTTTTATCTCCTGAATGTTTTGATGAGATAGATGAACATACAGGGATCGAGCATATTATCTTAGATACATGGAAGGTCGGCCATTATGAGGTTGCCTTGATGTCAGGAGCGTTAACCGAGCAGCACAAACAAGTGCTTCATGCTTTAGAGCTCGATTATGCCAACTTAAGTGAAGTTCCAGATCTATCAAAACCTGGATTGATCGTCATGGATATGGACTCAACCGCAATACGGATTGAGTGCATTGATGAGATCGCCAAACTGGCGGGTGTGGGAGAGCTTGTTTCTGAAGTGACAGAGCGAGCCATGCAAGGTGAACTCGACTTTGAACAGAGTTTACGCCAAAGAGTGGCAGCGTTGAAAGGTGCAGATGAATCCATTCTAGAACAGGTGAGATCAACTCTCCCATTGATGCCTGATCTTGAAGAGCTGGTTAATACACTCAGTGCCTTAGGTTGGAAAACCGCTATTGCATCAGGGGGCTTTACCTATTTTTCCGATTATTTGAAAGATAGCCTAGATTTGGATCACGCTCAGTCTAATACATTGGAAATCATCGATGGAAAATTAACCGGACAAGTGCTGGGGGATGTTGTATCGGCAACAACGAAAGCGGATATCTTGTTGGAACTTGCTGATAAATATAATGTTGAAGTACACAACACCGTTGCTGTTGGTGACGGTGCAAATGACTTAGTGATGATGGATATCGCAGGCTTAGGGGTCGCTTATCATGCAAAACCTAAAGTGGAAGAACGAGCGCAAACCGCAGTTCGCTTCTCTGGTTTAGGTGGTGTGCTATGTATTTTATCGGCAAAATTAGCGGTACAGAAAAAAATCAGTTGGAAGAGTAAACCCTAGCGGATTTTGATTTTTCTAAAAGTTAAAAGTTTAAAAACGGAAGAACAAAGAGTGGCATTGCAGCCACTCTTTTTCGTTCTGTTTAAGTGAGTTCTAGGCGTATCATTACTTCCTCGGTGATATCAACAATTTCACCATAGCCAATGATCGAACGGATCTCTTTATCCAGTTTTCCTGCGTCATGGATACTCACTTGGGTTAGCTCATCAATGTCATATTGAAGCAGTGAAGTAGTTGAGTTAAACACCGGTGCGCCTGAGATCCGAAGCACATAAACTTCTCCCATCTCTTTGGCTTTTTTGATGAAATCGATTCGTTCTCTAGCGTGCTTAAAATCATCAGATAATTTGGTATGAATCGATTGAAGCTTTCCACCAAATTTAATCGCTGCAATATACACTTCATGATACTGCAGCTCTGCGCCTTCAATTCTCTTGAGGGGAGTTGCCAGTAGGGAATTACTGCGCCCTTTAAATATAGGCTCTAGTGATAAGCACTCCTCATGGCCCAATTTTGCAAGTAGTACTAAATGGTTCGGGAGTGGGTAATTCACCCCTATAACCTTAGTTCTTAAATTCGAATCATGCTTATCGATAAAAATAGGAGAGCTGACTATTTTATTGAGTAATGAGTTATGTAGGCTTTCAAGTAAACTGTTGCTAGCCAATAGCTCGTGTACCTCTTTTAATTTGTCTTTATTGTGCTCAATAATACTATTGAAAAAGGCAATGGTTTTAGTCGTTCGACTCGTATTTTCAATAGCCAGTTGTACACACCTTGCATTTGGGCTGATACGAATCACTTGATACGGAACCTCTCCCAGCGGAAGCGATTTATCGTACAACTGTAGCTCTTTAAGATTGACAGAAAGAGAGTCACCAGCCTTAAGTGG
It encodes:
- the deoA gene encoding thymidine phosphorylase, yielding MYLPQEIIRKKRDNEVLTTEEINFFIQGVAKNTVSEGQIAAFAMAIFFNEMTMPERIALTCAMRDSGMVIDWSHMNFGGPIVDKHSTGGVGDVTSLMLGPMVAACGGFVPMISGRGLGHTGGTLDKLESIPGYNITPTNDVFGQVTKDAGVAIIGQTGDLAPADKRVYATRDITATVDNISLITASILSKKLAAGLDSLVMDVKVGSGAFMPTYEASEDLARSIVAVANGAGTKTTAILTDMNQVLASSAGNAVEVREAVQFLTGEYRNSRLLNITLASCAEMLVLGNLAKDSDEARAKLMEVLDNGKAAECFGKMVAGLGGPADFVENYDNYLEKAEIIKPVYALESGIVSAMDTRAIGMAVVGMGGGRRVATDSIDYAVGFDGFIRLGETASSDKPLAIIHARTEEQWQEAAKALQSAIVVGGTYEATPDVYRQIRSEDV
- a CDS encoding phosphopentomutase, whose product is MKRAFILVLDSFGIGEAPDAEKFGDVGSDTLGHIAAHCAQGKADNADRKGPLTLPNLSKLGLAMAHKEATGEFAPGLDANAEIIGAYGHAAELSSGKDTPSGHWEIAGVPVLFDWGYFTDKENSFPKELTDRILKRANLPGFLGNCHSSGTEILDNLGEEHMKTGLPIFYTSADSVFQIACHEETFGLQNLLDLCQIAREELADYNIGRVIARPFIGAGKGQFERTGNRRDLSVEPPAATVLQKLVDEKGGQVHSIGKISDIYAGCGISKKTKATGIPALFEATKEAIAAAEDNTIVFTNFVDFDSAYGHRRDVAGYAAALEYFDNRLPEILEMMGEDDIVILTADHGCDPTWPGTDHTREFIPVLAYGPKLPAGSLGHRSTFADIGQSLAEYFGTSDMDYGKSFL
- the deoD gene encoding purine-nucleoside phosphorylase, which translates into the protein MATPHINAEMGDFADVVLMPGDPIRAKYIADTFLDDVVQVCDVRNMFGYTGTYKGRKISVMGHGMGIPSCSIYATELIKDFGVKKIIRVGSCGAVSEDIKVRDVVIGMGACTDSKVNRIRFKGHDFAAIADYKMVRNAEDAAKARGIDVKVGNLFSAELFYTPDPEMFDVMDKYGIVGVEMEAAGIYGVAAEYGAKALTICTVSDHIKTGEQTTSDERATTFNDMMEVALDSVLLGDKD
- a CDS encoding YtjB family periplasmic protein is translated as MDGSLFSLRNAFRILILALLVVMFITTIKNSVVISKGNEKIQSRQLETLTKVLISQAALSASEMITQQDQERLLKLTNQLSQDRLVFDATIYDAEGVRLASSDKALTAREVLGLDTPLSTASIGRQQLLEPVFNDGNIIGFVRITFETGKVTAISDHHYRKSDRYMYLMLMMSFLSGMLIVAILRRKPRDKGENLLLKNVG
- the serB gene encoding phosphoserine phosphatase, which translates into the protein MEALKILPIKRHTSLLTRLPETIKTSQLARAKATWIVFGEFLSPECFDEIDEHTGIEHIILDTWKVGHYEVALMSGALTEQHKQVLHALELDYANLSEVPDLSKPGLIVMDMDSTAIRIECIDEIAKLAGVGELVSEVTERAMQGELDFEQSLRQRVAALKGADESILEQVRSTLPLMPDLEELVNTLSALGWKTAIASGGFTYFSDYLKDSLDLDHAQSNTLEIIDGKLTGQVLGDVVSATTKADILLELADKYNVEVHNTVAVGDGANDLVMMDIAGLGVAYHAKPKVEERAQTAVRFSGLGGVLCILSAKLAVQKKISWKSKP